From a region of the Panicum virgatum strain AP13 chromosome 2K, P.virgatum_v5, whole genome shotgun sequence genome:
- the LOC120673875 gene encoding uncharacterized protein At3g52155, chloroplastic-like, protein MRAPAPPLPALLSRSCSSAPRLLLSSSSRAPAASRPPRAVARSVSVSVEAPAAAAEPAVAGGPSATPRRRLILLRHGESAAGGRSTRDHDRPLSKAGRADAISVSNKLQQMGWIPELILCSDAMRTKETLKILQEHVQGLSQAVVHFIPSFYSIAAMDGQTAEHLQKAICEYSSDEILTVMCMGHNKGWEEAASMFSGDSVVLETCNAALLEAAGKSWVEAFSLAGLGGWKLHGIVKP, encoded by the exons ATGAGagctccagctcctcctcttcCCGCGCTGCTCTCCCGCTCCTGCTCCTCggccccgcgcctcctcctctcctcttcctcccgcgcgccggccgcctctCGCCCGCCTCGGGCCGTCGCCCGCTCCGTCTCGGTCTCCGtcgaggcgccggcggccgcagcgGAGCCGGCGGTCGCGGGCGGGCCGTccgcgacgccgcgccgccgcctcatcctcctccgccACGGGGAGAGCGCCGCCGGGGGCCGCTCCACCAGAG ATCATGACAGACCTCTAAGCAAGGCTGGGAGAGCTGACGCAATCAGCGTTTCTAATAAACTCCAACAGATGGGGTGGATACCCGAGCTTATCCTGTGCAG TGATGCAATGCGCACAAAGGAAACTCTTAAGATCCTGCAAGAACATGTTCAGGGATTGTCACAAGCAGTGGTACACTTCATCCCAAGTTTCTACTCAATTGCAGCTATGGATGGCCAAACTGCAGAGCATTTACAAAAGGCAATCTGTGAATATTCGAGCGACGAGATCTTAACTGTCAT GTGCATGGGTCATAATAAAGGATGGGAGGAAGCAGCCTCTATGTTTTCTGGTGATTCAGTTGTTCTTGAGACATGTAACGCGGCGCTGCTAGAAGCTGCAGGGAAATCATGGGTTGAG GCTTTTTCTCTGGCTGGTCTTGGGGGATGGAAGCTTCATGGAATTGTAAAGCCATGA